The following is a genomic window from Neodiprion lecontei isolate iyNeoLeco1 chromosome 4, iyNeoLeco1.1, whole genome shotgun sequence.
CGATACGTGTACGTTGGTATATCATAATAACTTCGTAGGATTTGATGAGGAATTTGCTAGTCGGTCCGTAAGGGACCAATTCGCTGATATCGTTTAGCTTAAGCCAATAACGATCTGAAACGAATTATTCGATTCCATTTTTCTGAACAGCGGGATTAACACTCGATTAATTTAACTTATATGAACGTAACCCTGACacattttattgaataaaattctattCAAACAGAGTAtcaaaggtgaaacaagaaagTGTGATTCGAGAATATCGGACGTTTGGATCCTGTTGCTATTGGCAATTTATTCCCATTCAATGTTATCTATAAATCGTATGGCAAGCTAAggatataaatataacaagTGGAAGCAGAGTGGAATGATCGTTATATCTCAATTTATTCGCCTAACGCAAACGGATTAACTATCTTACGAAATCACGActacataaataatttattttaatccCATGCGTATGTagttaattttcattcgccTAAACGATATCCTTTTCTCTTGACTCGCTTCCAGGTACGTGAATTAGCACTAAATATATCACGCTTCTAAAACGTGATTTCAGCTCAGTAACTGATTCTGATACGGGgagaacaaattttatatacgCGGCAAAATGTCGTTGCGCtggtaataatgataatagtaatgataatataataataataataataataataataataataataataatagtaaacaATGATCGTTCGAACCATTAAAAAAGAATCAAGGCACTATTCGAAGCCTGCACTGAGAAAAGTTTCACTTGTCATAGTTACTAGAAGATTTcggtgaaatatttgaatgacaagaaaatattatatttattgctattataACTGTTGATACCACCGATAATCCTGTGAAcgattaaaaacaaattaaggTATTACTTGAATGCAGCACTGGGGTAAATATTACTTATTAGAgttattagaatattttaataaaatattcgaattaGAAGAACAGATTTGTTACTGATAACTATTTAGAGATTACAACTGTCAGTACTAACTTTTTCGGTGATAGTAACGTTAAATCTGTTTATTCAGTTAACTATTTCATTTAgtattgtattataatatttatatatatatatttatatatattaagatgTGTGTATAGgctatattttatatattttcttggtTATGGTAAAAAAGGTAAGTAGTCAATTACTGTGTGGTAACGAGAACTAGAAATTTCTCTATGcgtgtatgaaaataaaagaatgcTTGGTCGTCAACCGATTATAAATCCTCGCCGGGGTATCAGACTACCGATATTCGGCTGGGACGGTAGAAGAGGACGATGTTGGACTCTTTCCGACTGCGAGGAAGGCGACTCGCTTATCCCAGAGCCGGGGATTAGACCTCGAATTGCACCCCCGATGACCGCCGGGGGTTCCACTATTTTCCTCACCGTATCTTCAACGTCCGAGGCGATCTTTTCCGGTCTGACAACGTCTTCGGCAACCTTACTACCGACTCCGAACGTCTCCTGACCAATTTTCATCACTGCCCCCAGAGCCTTTTGGCCAACCTTCTCCACCCTCTCGACGCTCGCTTTGAACAGACCGCAAGTTGAGGATTGAATCCTTTCGACCGATCCAGTCCACAATCCCATTTCACAGTATCTGTAAGCATGTATATAACACGTTTAATCGTTTTTCTCAGTCAATTGACAAACACTTTCAACTGTATTCACTTTTCGAATGAAAGTAATACTGCCTTTTGTAACactgacattttttcaaaagtcaCAGAGACGCTTagattttttgaagaaaaaacgaaagaaaaaacagaaaacggAAAATTTGCTACAATTACTGCATTGTTGAATGTAAATACTTTCCAATTCTCAAATATATGTTATAAAAGAATGAAGATTCTTGCTAGGATCGtaagtgtttaaaaaaaaaaaaagaaaaaaactttcggttGAACAGCCGCACAAATTTCTGCGACACAATGCTCagcagaattttatttaaaggACATTCGTCATGGTTTgcattttttatcgtttatGCGCAACCTGAAATTTTCCACAAGTCTGGGCTTCGATGTGACGCTGACAAATGGGTTGGTCTTTGCTGGATCTTTGCCGCCGGCGAAAGACggaatttttgtcaaatttccGCCGGGGAATCCCGGCTTCGCGGATGGTACCGACAATTCTCCGCTTCGCGCAAAGTTCGCTATCATTTCCGTGAAGACGTCGGTGACTTCCGCATCCTCGGGGTCGACAGGTTCTGCGTTTGTACCGCCGTCGGTGAGTCGTTCGCCAATAATAGAATTCCTCCCAAAAATGTATCCCAAATCATCACCGTGGCTGGCAACTGCTGCAGGCATGATGGATTTttgattattgttgttttcaTGCATTtggttaaaaaacaaatatggTGTCATCGCATGTTCGttgaatcaaaaattaaaaagtctGTGTAATCAAGTTGTGAGCAAATACTGAATCCTCGAACGCGGAAGACGgtggaaaattattgaagtATCGCATAAATAGTGATTCCCTCATTTTGCAAGTTGCAAATCTACAACAATCATCCGATTTTTTTGCTATCCTGTAAATTTATAGTTCGAGAGAATTACGCACTGCATACGGTGACTCGTCACAGTGAATTATGCCTTTGCGGAATAAAAAGATATTTTGATTTAGCACCACGTTATCATCGACGAATACATTTGCATACACGATCGTGGATTATTCGCGTTTTCAACAACTTCTGATCTCTTCAAGCCTTGTATCAAACAAATGTATTCATTCCGCTTTCGAAATCAGAATGAACATACCAGCAATCGTAACGCGTTTATccattatttcaaaaatattataatatcaacttgtaattcataatgTTACAGTGGTGAATCACCGTTTAACGAGTAATTATCGTAACAGATTTTTATGtggttaaatatttttcaaataacctCGTACGCATGCTTTTCAATTACGCTCAGCAACGAGGTGAAATTTCTaatactatatatacatatatttctgAAGTCTGCATTAAATGAAGATGAACACAATTTatgacgaggaaaaaaaaatcaacccaACTTTATTTATACTCGCTTATCCCTATACGTTGCACGTGTTACACCGGCGTGTAATTTTCATAGAGAAAAAGCAAACACAGTGAAATGAGATTGTTTTTGCAACCGGTCCTCCTCGGTTTTAAACTGCAGTCGTTAAGGCACATGACATCTAACACGCTATTCGCTGTGCGCTACACAGGaagtacgtatatatacatatatatatattaaagtCAGTAATaatatcgtggaaaaaaatacatgtttttatttaaaaaagtgGAGTTGACCTTGACGTAGCTTCAGCGCCTCCACCGAAAAAATAATAGGATGGTCCAGTATGTCGGCCTTTTCAAACAATGTAACTTTCatgtgaaacttttttcattatcatcgACAGTTTGAGTGCTATTGCTCTGTCACACTTTAAATGCCCcaccctgtatatacatatacacgtatatacgtatgtacatatatatacctacacatatAATTGCTCGGTAATTATTTGGGATCCTGGAACTCGTATATAACGCAGGTCATTTTATCGGACGATAATTACACTCGCTCCCAGGTACGAAGCGCGTGCAGAAAAGTTACGCGAACGATCCGACGCGTACTTTTTACTATCAGGATAATTAaggagtgaaaaattgaaccaaTGTATTTTtgtgtttcgaaaaatttcgtacGAAAATCTACGAACGAAGattctttcaaatattattaaacaatGCGCGAATTTGTTGGCTCCACAGCCTAGAAagataaataatcaattaaaGTAACTTGTCCTTAAAGTATAAGAAAAATCTTGTAACGGACAGTTTTCACCGAGAAACCGGTATTAGGTATAATTTTTAAGTAATTACCCGAGCGCGtcgtttgaagaaaataaatattaaaaatatcaataccAAAGACGTATAATCTTTGtccaatttcaataatttggaacacattttatttgtaaatggATACTAAATCGAATCACTtctagacattttttttccgaattatATCCACATTTAATAACAATGAAGCTGTATGAAAAATCATCCTGATAAGTTCAAATTAACGCAGTCGTTATTTTTTAGTATGAAAGAAAACCTTTTAACCTTATTTCAAATCAACTCCATCCAATGTGATGTAAGAAATCtattaagaaacaaaattctCATCCGAGCATTCATCGAAATTGTACAAGCGATACGATTTTGGAAATCAAAGAAGTAACGAGTGAACAAGTGCGAGCTAGACTAATACGATTAAATCAAGTTCCCCTGAGTAGAGACaccaaaagagaaaaaaaagattaacatgaataatctccattattaacttttcttttatttcaaatattttactgtTTCCCCTTTTTTCTAATGGAAAAAGTACACCACATTCGCAGTTTTAACAAATCTTAAAGTTCATTTTGTTTGTCATCGAATTATCTGCAAATCGTCTAATAAGTAAAATCAATATCGGTCGCATGTTATAACTTAATTATGATTTGTTCATAGAATTCCTTTATCGCGAACCAAATGAGCTACAATTCACTGTAATATTAGACTAACTCTACGAATCtgacgttgaaaaaatgtccacGATCATGTGAGCTGTCTCCGATTATAATTGTTACTCCTTGAACGATATCGACCTCAATTCACGGTTTCCACATTCTTTCCGTtctaagaaaataattttccatcaAACCTTATATCAGAACGTAATtcaattatcaatttcaaatctcaAATGTTCCTGAATTTCTCCGCTTTCATCATTTTCTGACTGAAATGCACATCTGAAACATCCTTAAGCCTCGATGTGATAATCCATTTCCTGCATCAATTTTTCCACGCATAtagtaattaaaaatgatgCCTATCTCACGATTTCTGCCCCGCAATTACCTCCGTCATTTTCCTTCGCCTCAGCCAACGGCAATCCTTGCAGAAATCCCTTGCCGAAATTCTTCCCGTTGGTGTGATCAAAGCTGTACAAAAAGGCTTTGCCCTTCTTCGACCACTGTTCAGCAGCGAGGAAAGCTGGCGCGTTAAAGAGCGCGTCTCCGGTGGCCTTGGCCACCTTGGCGAAGAGGTTCCCTTCGTCCCGAGTACCGTCAGGGATATTGAGATACTTGGAGAAGGCCTCGGGAACGAATTGCCATTGGTTTTCAGCATTTCCGAAACTCGGTATCGTTCCCTGAAGAGTTTCGACCAGGTTCTTGTCGACGAAATTCGGGATCATGTCCACCTTTTCCTGAATTTCCTCACGGAAACGACCGGAAATCGCGCCGCCAGTTTCGTCCTTCACAACGCCGATGAGCAGTGGAATTTCCGGGAACTCTCCAAGATCCAAGGAGCCTTCGGGCGGCCTGGTCAGGAAGTTAGGCAGCGACCGCTGATCGTCCTGGCCCTCCACCACGGGCCCCGGACCCAAAACTCCCGCCAAACCGCCGACGAAGCCTTGAACCGATGCCCGGATGCTTTCCAGGGACGAATCGGCGTCGATCAATTTCTCCAGCGGAAGTTCCTGCAGGCAGCGCGTCATCTCCGAGACATCCTCGACCGGGCAATCGTTCGCCATCGCGATAGCCTTCGCGCTTGTCGTCGGGTCTTTGTCAATGGCGAAATGGGACAATACGGAACCAGACATCGCGATTAGTCCGCTGAAATGGCCTGAAAACGAGTTATTTCGAACATTTAACAAGTAGCGAGtttaatcctttttttttatcattataaaaaataaaataaaagatataTTTCTTAATATTAGTTCATTGCgatgtttgaatttatttttgcatcGACGAATCGAAGCCTCACACGGAAAGGAGTCGGCAGTTCTCAGAGGCGATTCCCTCGAGAATGTCATGAATTGAAcggttgaaaatgaaattgtaagTCAAAGGAACTTAATTAACCCTAGTCGGTTACACCTCGCATAAAGGTCACACAGAGTGAAATTCACCCCAGAAGTGATTTTTtgctttcaaaaataatttttaataatctgTAAAAAATGTCTAGGTATTGCTTAAGGATCGCAGAAAAAGCTTCTTCAGTTTCACTAaccaaaattgattgtttatGCATGGTAAAACATCGGAAACGTTGAAGAAATTgctaaaaatgttgaaaaaaggCTTTAAGATTCCGTTTTAAGGTATTCCTTATGGTATAGATTCTCAAATTGCTGCACATTCCGAGAAATTCGAAACTTCGTATAAAATCAGCTTCAACTGATATTTCCATGGGTTTTCTGAAGAGACTTACAAAATGCTGCGCTAACTTTCTAAGTGTGTGGACACAATTTGTAAATTACTTCTAATCTTACTTTGCGTCAGTTTGGATAGCGACAGCATCATAGCAGCACTGGCTCCAGTTCCTTGTCCAAAAGCGACGATTTTCCGCGGATTACCGCCAAAGAATTCGATGTAATCTTTGATCCAGTCGACTGCCAAAGTCATATCGAACATGCCGTTGTTTCCCGGTAACTCCTTGCTTCCGGTGCTCAAGAATCCTGTGCGAGTAGGTATACGTGGCTAATCTTAGAATAGGAAATCATTCAATCTTATCGGTAGAAGAGCCCCGATCACAACGTTCAGAAAtagcatttttattttttttttgtgatctGTGGGCATCGATGTTCTATTTCAACTAGAATTGTGCAATTGACATATTAATCATAAAGTTATAGTTTCCAAGCTCTTCAATTGTTCAGGGACTAATTCCGATTGGCCGAACGATGGAGAGGatatgtaaaaatgaaaattcgatgCACTGATCGTAGCGTacgacaaaaaataaaaagaaaatatctcAAGTCAAGAATGGCGAGACAGCTTGCCTAGGGAACCTAATCGATACTGTATGGAGACAACGACCATTTTCTTCTTGATTAAGTTTCTCATCTCGTATTGGCAGGCGGCACCGCGTCTGAAGCCTCCGCCGTGAATCCATACCAGAACCGGGTAACCGTCCCCCTCGTCTGGCAAGGCGGGAGTGAAAACGTTCAAAAACAAACAGTCCTCAGATCCGATTACGCCACCCTCTTTTGAAGAATCTGGCTGCGGGCAGGGCGCTCCCCATTTCGTCGCGTTTAAGTCACCCTCCAAATTCACTCTTCTCGGTCTCTGGAAACACGAAATTCACGGCGATGTTGAAATATGGAAAACAATTAATCGCATCCCGATCTCTGGCCTACGATCACACAGCTTGCAAGCTTCTGAGTGAGAAATTAACTGGCACGTTTACAATcagcgataaaaaattaagtcGAATTTTCTAGGGCCCGTTAAATTCTATCTTAGCTTCTTCGTTCATTTTCGTTTCTCTCTCATTCACTGATTTCATATTTAAGAACCACCATGGTAACACAGTATTGCTGTATTCCGTTTTTTCTCAGTAAATTCTTTTCGCAAGTCTCTGCGATGCTTTTAAGTTTGTTCATTATTTGTCACCCTTGTGAGGTATAAGCGTCTGATTCATTTGGAATATGGAAATAGGAGAAACAAGAGAGACGGAGATTAGATACTCTGTGAATTGATATTCTATGAATATTAAATTGCTATATTGGTTTAAATACGGAGCGGAGATCCAGATTTCTGGATTTCGATTATCGGCCAGTTTTCATCCTGCTCGGTAACAGCGCCTAACAATAGTAACAATAGGCAACGCAGGATGCGAAATTCTCGGATTGTTCGTAACGCTGCTTCGTAgctaacaataaattaatgaagCATGGGTTGCCTTTGGGTGGCCTTGCATTATATCATCTCCATTTGGCGAGGCTCTTGGACAATTAAACACGTAACGGAAACTGGCAACTGGCTGCGGAGATAGCCTGATTTTGATTTGAAATAGGgtgattataattttagaGTACGAACAACAAATCGTAACTGAAACGGAAACTGACTAAGAGGATATacgtaatatttattgttttccaTTTCTGTTGTActtatgtataaattataaatcttATTCCCAATTGACGttcaatataaatacataattcTCTGTATTCATTTGACTTTCTCATGGTAGTGAAAGAGAATATTGGCTGTTATACTTTCAAATAACACACTTTAAGTCGTACGTCTAAAACTCTTGGACGcatttctataagatttaATTCTGAATTGTGGTAACATACAAGCAAATTCGAAACTCATAATCTTTAGTTGCGACTTTAAATTGTGTGGggttttaaatttaatttctaataTATCGCTGTTTCTTTTACGCTTATGATATAGAATTATAAAGATGAATCAAGTTCTAGATCTGATTATCCCAGCTTCATTTGATATAGAACATCGTACGAACATATTGTATATGTTCTATTGTGTGTTTCTTTTCATTGACAGACAACGATACTTATAAAATGATGCAGCCATTTTACGGGACACCATTTTGGTGTGAAAAAATAGGCTTTTGATA
Proteins encoded in this region:
- the LOC107217362 gene encoding pyrethroid hydrolase Ces2a isoform X2 — protein: MHKHQCSVILLTIIIVIAEYTAGDRLSPLLKRRKRIVGGIEAAQPPEDDPVVFVSRNERDARIYGTRDEGKGFYVFRGIRFGEPPVGRHRFQRPRRVNLEGDLNATKWGAPCPQPDSSKEGGVIGSEDCLFLNVFTPALPDEGDGYPVLVWIHGGGFRRGAACQYEMRNLIKKKMVVVSIQYRLGSLGFLSTGSKELPGNNGMFDMTLAVDWIKDYIEFFGGNPRKIVAFGQGTGASAAMMLSLSKLTQSHFSGLIAMSGSVLSHFAIDKDPTTSAKAIAMANDCPVEDVSEMTRCLQELPLEKLIDADSSLESIRASVQGFVGGLAGVLGPGPVVEGQDDQRSLPNFLTRPPEGSLDLGEFPEIPLLIGVVKDETGGAISGRFREEIQEKVDMIPNFVDKNLVETLQGTIPSFGNAENQWQFVPEAFSKYLNIPDGTRDEGNLFAKVAKATGDALFNAPAFLAAEQWSKKGKAFLYSFDHTNGKNFGKGFLQGLPLAEAKENDGVASHGDDLGYIFGRNSIIGERLTDGGTNAEPVDPEDAEVTDVFTEMIANFARSGELSVPSAKPGFPGGNLTKIPSFAGGKDPAKTNPFVSVTSKPRLVENFRYCEMGLWTGSVERIQSSTCGLFKASVERVEKVGQKALGAVMKIGQETFGVGSKVAEDVVRPEKIASDVEDTVRKIVEPPAVIGGAIRGLIPGSGISESPSSQSERVQHRPLLPSQPNIGSLIPRRGFIIG
- the LOC107217362 gene encoding pyrethroid hydrolase Ces2a isoform X1 translates to MHKHQCSVILLTIIIVIAEYTAGDRLSPLLKRRKRIVGGIEAAQPPEDDPVVFVSRNERDARIYGTRDEGKGFYVFRGIRFGEPPVGRHRFQRPRRVNLEGDLNATKWGAPCPQPDSSKEGGVIGSEDCLFLNVFTPALPDEGDGYPVLVWIHGGGFRRGAACQYEMRNLIKKKMVVVSIQYRLGSLGFLSTGSKELPGNNGMFDMTLAVDWIKDYIEFFGGNPRKIVAFGQGTGASAAMMLSLSKLTQSHFSGLIAMSGSVLSHFAIDKDPTTSAKAIAMANDCPVEDVSEMTRCLQELPLEKLIDADSSLESIRASVQGFVGGLAGVLGPGPVVEGQDDQRSLPNFLTRPPEGSLDLGEFPEIPLLIGVVKDETGGAISGRFREEIQEKVDMIPNFVDKNLVETLQGTIPSFGNAENQWQFVPEAFSKYLNIPDGTRDEGNLFAKVAKATGDALFNAPAFLAAEQWSKKGKAFLYSFDHTNGKNFGKGFLQGLPLAEAKENDGAVASHGDDLGYIFGRNSIIGERLTDGGTNAEPVDPEDAEVTDVFTEMIANFARSGELSVPSAKPGFPGGNLTKIPSFAGGKDPAKTNPFVSVTSKPRLVENFRYCEMGLWTGSVERIQSSTCGLFKASVERVEKVGQKALGAVMKIGQETFGVGSKVAEDVVRPEKIASDVEDTVRKIVEPPAVIGGAIRGLIPGSGISESPSSQSERVQHRPLLPSQPNIGSLIPRRGFIIG